In one window of Campylobacter coli DNA:
- a CDS encoding LysR family transcriptional regulator — protein MKIKDMEIFLDLLNTQSPTHTANNFAITQPNVSIIIKNLEQDLGEVLFERLGKKLLPTPKALYLGKIWLKLVQDYYRSLEELSDENTLLGEINIAATQSIAEHFLAPILFDFKSEFSNVKIHFQTQNSKECFNLLKNGDIEFAIIEAELNPTLIEHEGLKMQFWKKDELIVASSDKNLSQREFYIDELLDQKWILRETGSGLRDKFLNEIGNVSKKLKFFLELDRMSAIKELVIQKNAISIFSKKSIEKELKNSILYEVKLKNINLWRNFYTLKRKNYNFNRALEKFEKIFQQ, from the coding sequence ATGAAAATCAAAGATATGGAAATTTTTTTAGATCTTTTAAATACCCAAAGCCCTACTCATACGGCCAATAATTTTGCCATTACTCAACCTAATGTTTCTATTATTATCAAAAATTTAGAACAAGACTTGGGCGAAGTATTGTTTGAAAGACTAGGAAAAAAGCTTTTACCCACTCCAAAAGCTTTATATTTAGGTAAAATTTGGCTAAAGCTAGTGCAGGATTATTACAGAAGCTTAGAAGAACTTAGTGATGAAAATACCCTTTTAGGAGAAATCAATATAGCAGCTACTCAAAGCATAGCTGAACATTTTCTTGCTCCTATTTTATTTGATTTTAAATCTGAATTTAGCAATGTTAAAATACATTTTCAAACGCAAAATTCAAAAGAATGTTTCAATTTATTAAAAAATGGAGATATAGAATTTGCCATCATTGAAGCAGAACTTAATCCTACTTTAATAGAGCATGAAGGATTAAAAATGCAATTTTGGAAAAAGGATGAACTTATAGTTGCTAGCAGTGATAAAAATTTAAGCCAAAGAGAATTTTATATCGATGAATTGCTTGACCAAAAGTGGATTTTACGCGAAACAGGCTCAGGACTTAGAGATAAATTTTTAAACGAAATAGGCAATGTGTCCAAAAAACTTAAATTCTTTCTAGAGCTTGATAGAATGTCTGCTATTAAAGAATTAGTCATTCAAAAAAATGCCATTTCTATTTTCTCTAAAAAAAGCATAGAAAAAGAATTAAAAAATTCAATTTTATATGAGGTAAAATTAAAAAATATTAATCTTTGGCGTAATTTTTATACCCTAAAAAGAAAAAATTATAATTTTAATAGAGCTTTGGAAAAATTTGAAAAAATATTCCAACAATAA
- a CDS encoding YeiH family protein has product MIKKIEHYKNILISNFKGLIFTACIVVFAMYLSSVQSIKDTTHLAAAAFAIIIGALLSPWFFKYQHHLQAGVHFSAKKLLRLGIILYGFNITLTELLSVGLKGFMLSMIVIFFIFILSLIIGVKVFKLDKETSMLVGAGSAICGAAAVLALESSLKSDPFKGILAVGTVVIFGLVFMFLYPMAFSLDLFPHFDQRAMGIFMGATLHEVANVAGAAEMAKDMANFDQSASNIAIIIKMMRVILLVPFLLIVTYFFAKNQHSSNGKTAKSISIPYFAFIFLGVIVINTYLASKENFLGISTSDIISFGKLLCTLCIVFAMAALGLQIDFKKFLKSGSRVFGLAFVLGLVLVFGGYFLTLFFRGMLW; this is encoded by the coding sequence ATGATAAAAAAAATAGAGCATTATAAAAATATACTGATTTCAAATTTTAAAGGTTTGATTTTTACAGCCTGTATAGTGGTTTTTGCAATGTATCTTTCAAGTGTTCAAAGTATTAAAGATACAACCCATTTAGCAGCAGCTGCTTTTGCTATTATTATAGGAGCGTTGCTTTCACCTTGGTTTTTTAAATACCAACATCATTTACAAGCAGGAGTGCATTTTAGTGCTAAAAAACTTTTAAGACTGGGTATTATCTTGTATGGTTTTAATATTACTTTAACCGAACTTTTAAGTGTGGGGTTAAAAGGATTTATGCTTTCTATGATAGTTATATTTTTTATTTTTATTTTATCTTTGATTATAGGTGTAAAGGTTTTTAAGTTAGATAAAGAAACTTCTATGCTAGTAGGTGCTGGTAGTGCTATTTGTGGAGCAGCAGCTGTCTTAGCTTTAGAGTCAAGCCTAAAAAGTGATCCATTTAAAGGAATTCTAGCTGTTGGCACAGTAGTAATTTTTGGGCTTGTTTTTATGTTTTTATATCCTATGGCTTTTTCTTTAGATCTTTTTCCTCATTTTGATCAGCGTGCTATGGGTATATTTATGGGTGCAACTTTACATGAGGTAGCTAATGTTGCAGGAGCTGCTGAAATGGCAAAAGATATGGCAAATTTTGATCAAAGCGCTTCAAATATTGCCATTATTATAAAAATGATGAGAGTGATTTTACTTGTGCCTTTTTTATTGATTGTAACTTATTTTTTTGCTAAAAATCAGCATTCAAGCAATGGAAAAACAGCAAAAAGCATAAGTATCCCTTATTTTGCGTTCATTTTTTTAGGGGTAATTGTTATTAACACTTATTTAGCAAGCAAGGAAAATTTTCTTGGAATTTCTACAAGTGATATTATATCTTTTGGAAAATTGCTTTGCACCCTTTGTATTGTTTTTGCTATGGCTGCTTTAGGACTTCAAATCGACTTTAAAAAATTCTTAAAAAGTGGTTCAAGAGTTTTTGGTTTAGCTTTTGTTTTGGGATTGGTTTTGGTTTTTGGAGGATATTTTCTGACCCTATTTTTTCGAGGTATGCTTTGGTAA